The following proteins are encoded in a genomic region of Papaver somniferum cultivar HN1 unplaced genomic scaffold, ASM357369v1 unplaced-scaffold_10, whole genome shotgun sequence:
- the LOC113325989 gene encoding polyphenol oxidase, chloroplastic-like, with protein sequence MSLSHLATTTISNSTVSGNPLRRSSKTNNCGSVRLSNRTPYTSCELNHNQNQEPTHNGGIDRRNVLLGLGVVHGATATIANNAIGAPMVPPDLATCDPSKPSATDDETKQKINCCPPYSSANIVDFKPPSSSEPLRVRKAAHKYNSDDIAKFEKAIAAMKALPKDDPWSFGQQATIHCTFCNGAFNQLNSNTLLQIHGSWFFLPWHRYYLYFWERILGKLIGDDTFAIPFWNWDTPKGMYLPKMYQNVNSPLYDGTRNKEHYTSMIDYKYDITSDAPNPKENSQQIAETEIRNLAEIDSIFKETLQLPALFMGKAQRGGEKPAEAQGRNEALHNVFHQWVGPLQTPYHNMGNFATAGKDPVFYGHHGNMGRMWDIYSKLRGQKVEFRDPDWLESAFIFYDENRQVVKVKVKDCLTPESLRYSYAPEPLAWTTIRRKYKKLQNAAQTRSAGDSLKLKPVSEFGSSPTNLTEPIQVLVQRPKTSRTKNEKADAVEVLFVDGIQIPHGSTARFDVYVTKPIAGLAGPHNGELAGSFVKVPHAHHGSSNGAVHTHTSSLELGISTLLEEIDAESSEKLVVSLIPRSGEVIVGGVQIRLVDVDDDE encoded by the exons ATGTCTCTCTCCCACTTAGCCACCACCACAATCTCCAATTCCACCGTTTCTGGAAACCCTCTCCGTAGGTCGTCCAAAACAAACAATTGCGGATCTGTTCGCCTTTCAAACCGCACACCATACACCTCTTGTGAGCTCAACCACAACCAAAATCAAGAACCTACTCACAATGGCGGCATTGATAGGAGAAATGTGCTCTTAGGGTTGGGAGTAGTGCATGGAGCCACTGCTACTATTGCCAACAATGCAATTGGAGCTCCAATGGTACCGCCTGACTTGGCAACTTGTGATCCCAGCAAACCATCCGCAAccgatgatgaaaccaaacaaaaAATTAACTGCTGTCCACCTTATTCCTCAGCCAACATCGTCGATTTCAAACCACCATCATCTTCAGAGCCATTACGAGTCCGCAAAGCTGCCCACAAATATAATTCTGATGACATTGCGAAATTCGAAAAAGCCATTGCTGCGATGAAAGCATTACCAAAGGACGATCCGTGGAGTTTCGGTCAGCAAGCCACCATTCACTGCACTTTCTGTAATGGAGCTTTTAATCAGTTGAATTCAAACACTCTGCTTCAAATTCATGGAAGTTGGTTTTTCCTTCCATGGCATCGTTACTACCTCTACTTCTGGGAGAGAATTCTTGGGAAACTCATTGGTGATGATACTTTTGCTATCCCTTTCTGGAACTGGGATACTCCTAAAGGGATGTACTTGCCGAAGATGTACCAGAATGTTAACTCACCTCTTTATGATGGAACTCGGAACAAAGAACATTATACGTCGATGATCGATTACAAGTATGATATAACATCGGATGCACCTAATCCCAaagaaaattctcaacaaattGCTGAAACTGAAATTCGGAACTTAGCTGAGATTGATAGTATATTCAAAGAAACGTTGCAACTACCAGCGCTTTTCATGGGGAAAGCACAAAGGGGTGGAGAGAAGCCTGCTGAAGCACAAGGGAGGAATGAGGCTTTGCACAACGTTTTTCATCAATGGGTTGGACCTCTTCAAACCCCTTACCATAATATGGGAAACTTCGCCACTGCCGGTAAGGATCCTGTGTTTTACGGTCACCATGGTAATATGGGTCGTATGTGGGATATCTATAGCAAACTCCGTGGACAGAAAGTTGAGTTCAGAGATCCTGATTGGCTCGAATCAGCTTTCATCTTCTATGATGAGAATCGCCAAGTTGTCAAGGTTAAG GTGAAGGATTGTCTAACCCCGGAGAGCCTGAGATATAGTTACGCTCCAGAACCCCTTGCATGGACAACAATTCGTCGAAAGTACAAGAAACTCCAGAATGCAGCACAGACAAGGAGCGCAGGTGACTCACTGAAACTAAAACCAGTTTCCGAGTTTGGATCAAGCCCAACAAACTTAACAGAGCCAATCCAAGTGCTAGTGCAAAGGCCAAAGACATCAAGGACCAAAAATGAGAAAGCAGATGCAGTTGAAGTTTTATTCGTGGATGGAATACAGATTCCACACGGGTCAACAGCAAGGTTCGATGTTTACGTGACAAAACCAATTGCAGGACTAGCCGGTCCCCATAACGGAGAATTAGCTGGTAGTTTTGTGAAAGTTCCTCATGCTCATCATGGATCATCTAATGGTGCAGTTCATACTCACACCTCAAGTTTGGAATTGGGTATCAGTACTTTACTTGAAGAAATTGATGCTGAAAGCTCAG